Genomic window (Arachis hypogaea cultivar Tifrunner chromosome 13, arahy.Tifrunner.gnm2.J5K5, whole genome shotgun sequence):
tgaattacaacgtatgtcccttccctctactctaaatggtttttggaatcccccatccattggtacttttaagattaattgtgatgctagttattttggttcgggtgatagtgttggttttgcttgtgttattagagattgtaatgggagctggcaaagggggtgtttgggaatgattgagagtaatagtattcttcaaggagaattgtttgctatttggagaggatatctcttagcttgggatgtgggtcaacgagatgttatttgtgagacggattgtgtggcagcatttaatcttgttactcaagatggttctgggtttattgatccactggtgctcaaaataagagatatcatgcattggaattggcgtgttgactttcgtttgattatgagagatgcaaacacggtggcagatactatggcaaagatggcgatgaagttacaactttcgcatgtggagcttctttcaccttgggaggagtttaagagtagtcttaaacgggactgtccctctatttaagcagttccttgttttgtttcctttgtttttctttgtttaatttatttcagtcaccaaaaaaaaaaaaaaactgttgaTAGTGTTACAATGAAAGGTCAAAgttgttgggaataatacactaTTCTCCCTTGAGAAAATATCTTTtatagagaaataaaatagacacaatcacaacacaagaatttaacgtggaaaaccccaaTTATTGGagaaaaaaaccacggccgttgtcaaatgacaaccaaagaatatcactatgtgaaaattgttacaacacatagacttctttctctctaacaccggcaccccaatACATCcacactctcaaagcaaatatttaactacacctcacaacactctctaatcaaagagtatagaggaaaagaaaagtcagatacaagctttaaATGTTTTcgactggtgcaaaaaatatggagaacttagcctcatatttatagcctaggccacccactccatttgctatcctaagcaatgtgggactaattcaaccaaatcctaacaaaagTTTGCATAGGAATTTTgtttaggaaaagtataggtacacaatgagaatattaaacaatgtgaacaatagatatattggATGTTTAATTCAATAAGTATGTAgatgattatgttcattatttttaattagatggttatttcttttgattcgttTACTTATGTACAGTTAACAATGGCCGGATGTTTAATTCActaggtatgcagatgattatcCAAATGTTAAGATTTACGTAACCTGATATAACAGACTTagaattagttagttaattgttGCTATTAGTATTAGTCAGTTAGAGTTGCCAGCTAGCAAAGTTAGTTAGGCAGATTAAGTTAATTAGCTCTTGTGTAACTATATAAAGATAAGCATGTAATGCAGAAACAGATGATGAATGAACACAACTTTCATGTTCGCCAAAATTTCTCTTTCTCGTCTTCTCTGATTCTCTCCTTCTGCAGATTCCAATTCTCCAAATTCCAACTCACTAACAGCTTCTTCTTCACTTGCATCTTCCTCCTCtgttcatctctctctctctctctctcactccctTCTCTAAGTTCTTCACCCTTCACCTTTGGACTGACTTGACAGAGATTGATGAGAGCCCAAATCTCTCAAACCACGAAATTTCACATGGTGCAGTGAGCGTGGAGGAGAGATCGCAGCTCCGATCAACGAGACTGAAGGTGAAAGATCTAAATCTGAAACCAAACCGGATTCATCGATTACCTACCTCTTTTGCTTGCTTTTCGTTTTGAAGCTGTTAGACCTAATTCTTTCTCAATTTCTCAATTTCTTGAATCTACATCAATTCCTCAATCAACGATGACAACTAATCAATCGAATCCAGCCGTTCCTATGGACGCACAATCAATTGCAAATTTTTTGAGTCAGATCTCTGCAATTCAAGCTCATGTAGCAAGAACTACTGTAAATCCGATGCAAGATCCAACGAGCCCCTATTTCATCCATCCAAGTGAAAGTCCAGGTAATCCTCTCATACCTATTAAATTGAATGCAAGCAATTATAGTTCGTGGAGCCGAGGCATGCTTCTAGCTCTGAAATCAAAGAACAAGTTGAAATTTATCAATGGATCCATTGTGAAACCGAACGAACTCGATCCACTATTTGAAGTCTGGGAGAAGTGCAACACCTATCTGGTGTCATGGATAACTATGTCCCTCAGTCTAGAAATCTCAGGAAGTGTAATTTGGAACAACAACGCCTCAGACTTGTGGAAAGAATTGAAACGGAGGTACTATCAGGGTGACAAGTTCAGAGTTGCTGAGTTACAAGAAGAGCTCTTCCAACTCAGGCAAAGAGATGCCACTATAACTGCTTACTACACGAAGCTACAATCAATTTGGGAATACTTGAACAATTTCAGGCCAATTCCAGAGTGCACTCATTGTGAACAATCATGCACATGTGGACTGAATGTGATGCGAGAATTCAGAAGAGAGGATTATACAACAAGATTTTTGAGAGATCTCAATGACTAGTATACTGCTGTCAGATCGCAACTAATGTTGATGACTCCCATGCCTGATATAGACACTGCCTTCTCCATGTTGACACAACAAGAAAGACAATTCAATGATTGCCAAAATTCAAAGATCTTCTTTAACAAAGCAATACCTCCTTATCAA
Coding sequences:
- the LOC140177429 gene encoding uncharacterized protein, encoding MTTNQSNPAVPMDAQSIANFLSQISAIQAHVARTTVNPMQDPTSPYFIHPSESPGNPLIPIKLNASNYSSWSRGMLLALKSKNKLKFINGSIVKPNELDPLFEVWEKCNTYLVSWITMSLSLEISGSVIWNNNASDLWKELKRRYYQGDKFRVAELQEELFQLRQRDATITAYYTKLQSIWEYLNNFRPIPECTHCEQSCTCGLNVMREFRREDYTTRFLRDLND